The proteins below are encoded in one region of Cyclopterus lumpus isolate fCycLum1 chromosome 8, fCycLum1.pri, whole genome shotgun sequence:
- the LOC117734604 gene encoding LOW QUALITY PROTEIN: MICAL-like protein 1 (The sequence of the model RefSeq protein was modified relative to this genomic sequence to represent the inferred CDS: inserted 1 base in 1 codon; substituted 1 base at 1 genomic stop codon) codes for MSNLTQDMLASPRAVREWCRVTCANYPGVEIRNMSTSFRDGLAFCAIIHSHRPDLIDFGSLCKDNVYQNNKMAFEIAERKLGIPALLEPKDMVSTKAPDGLSVISYLSQYYYFFNRKSYGVLSLATLKSSHVTFLNSLAKSKTPDGLKGLKSQTELGTSREDRLSNTRLRTVCHVCFKPVHLIQRHLTDGKVYHRSCFRCKVCRSTLLPESYTRGSDHCSLICTHHITDGKSVDLNKQIRTTDNRPTSQFQAGYFSLGGLALSSVPHYTNTTESQDGLVCKTPEMEGREREQKVRDSTVGLKCTAKKSAPPPVHPPSVEDRTVKGAQKAGPVSLLAASKTQQEETKTQGTSELSSPCARVTEGSSRPVPAPRRMLDPSVAPVPVPRTKAPPRNSSPALGNVSNQKKCSSNSSHITSPTRDRPKVQTNHPWMNIIHPGPWTQLPPAPPPIPAPRSKSVSNMRRSWNRPRVPPPNPFGEEVDEDTPKESEPDDQTEASSGKGGTRKNTSGDADAEVCSSEEFAIKSTSDDVGASSEPARETCQLVSDLDETGNTKAFPPDVTEAAAAAAAGEAAQSNILPRSLSVPAIASARSQSPLLHLDLSDADQVVSCRSKLAFKENPFDRKPAMATSKTIQDLPSTRAPAPGHGFPLIKRKLQTDQNVSTEELQVEMRELEKHLEALEQKGVELEGNLRDLKNDEDEEQMLMAWFSLIHERHVLMRRDTELVHLTKEQKLEERQADVEYELRCLLNKPVSEWSREDRGREQQLMDELVAIXQRNQIVSSLDQDSQRERGEDMLLEAMMTNKEIQKEGLKDLKKSKGKFKPTKMFKMLNHXVESNKDSMDKKS; via the exons ATGTCCAATCTCACGCAAGACATGCTGGCATCGCCGAGGGCTGTCCGAGAGTGGTGCCGCGTCACATGCGCCAACTACCCCGGCGTGGAGATCAGGAACATGTCCACCTCATTCAGGGACGGACTTGCATTCTGTGCCATCATCCACAGCCACCGACCCGACCTGAT AGACTTCGGCTCCCTCTGCAAAGATAATGTTTATCAAAATAACAAGATG GCATTTGAGattgcagagaggaagctgggCATCCCTGCGTTGCTGGAACCTAAGGACATGGTTTCCACCAAGGCGCCTGATGGCTTGAGCGTCATCAGCTACCTTTCCcagtactactacttcttcaACAGGAAGTCTTATGGTGTGCTGA GTCTCGCCACTTTGAAGTCATCTCACGTCACTTTCTTAAACAGCCTCGCAAAGAGTAAAACTCCCGATGGTCTGAAAGGCCTGAAG AGCCAGACTGAACTGGGAACCAGCAGAGAAGATCGTTTATCCAACACAAGGCTACGGacagtgtgtcatgtgtgttttAAGCCGGTCCACCTCATACAGAGACATTTGACTGATGGAAAGGTCTACCATCGCAGCTGTTTCAG GTGCAAAGTGTGCCGCAGCACTCTTTTACCAGAGTCTTACACGCGGGGAAGTGACCACTGCTCCTTGATCTGCACGCACCACATCACGGACGGTAAAAGTGTTGACCTCAATAAGCAAATCAGAACGACTGACAATCGGCCCACATCTCAGTTTCAGGCCGGTTATTTCTCTCTGGGTGGACTGGCCCTTTCAAGCGTTCCTCATTACACCAACACAACAGAGTCACAGGACGGACTGGTTTGTAAGACACCGGAgatggaggggagagaaagagagcagaaaGTTAGAGACTCAACTGTTGGACTGAAGTGCACGGCAAAGAAGTCGGCGCCTCCCCCTGTTCATCCACCCAGCGTTGAAGACAGGACCGTCAAGGGAGCCCAAAAAGCTGGACCTGTGTCCCTTCTGGCAGCAAGTAAGACACagcaggaggagacaaagactcaAGGGACCTCTGAGCTCTCCTCTCCCTGTGCACGGGTGACAGAGGGAAGCAGTCGGCCGGTTCCGGCCCCCCGGCGAATGTTGGACCCTTCTGTGGCCCCTGTTCCTGTGCCCAGGACCAAAGCCCCGCCCAGGAACAGCTCTCCTGCTTTAG GCAATGTATCCaatcaaaagaaatgttcatcCAACTCGTCTCACAT CACCAGCCCAACAAGAGATAGGCCTAAAGTGCAAACCAACCATCCATGGATGAACATCATCCACCCCGGACCCTGGACACAACTGCCCCCCGCTCCACCTCCGATACCCGCTCCTCGATCCAAATCGGTCTCCAACATGCGGAGGTCCTGGAACAGGCCCCGGGTGCCTCCTCCCAATCCATTCggagaggaggtggatgagGACACTCCAAAAGAGTCTGAGCCTGACGACCAAACTGAGGCCAGTTCAGGGAAAGGTGGCACTCGGAAAAATACATCGGGGGACGCGGATGCTGAGGTTTGTTCAAGTGAAGAATTTGCTATTAAATCTACATCCGATGATGTGGGAGCTTCAAGTGAACCAGCTCGAGAAACTTGTCAACTTGTATCTGATTTGGATGAAACTGGAAACACAAAAGCTTTCCCACCGGACGTgactgaagcagcagcagcagcagcagcaggagaagcagcACAGAGTAACATTTTACCTAGAAGCCTCTCTGTGCCAGCTATCGCATCCGCCCGCTCTCAAAGCCCCCTTTTGCATTTGGACTTGAGCGATGCTGACCAGGTCGTGTCATGTCGAAGTAAG CTGGCCTTCAAAGAGAATCCCTTTGATCGAAAACCTGCGATGGCCACATCCAAGACCATTCAAGACCTCCCCTCTACGCGGGCCCCCGCCCCTGGACATGGCTTCCCCCTCATCAAGAGGAAG CTGCAGACGGACCAGAACGTGTCCACAGAAGAGCTGCAGGTGGAGATGAGAGAGCTGGAGAAACATCTGGAGGCGCTGGAACAAAAAGGAGTGGAACTGGAGGGGAATCTGAGAGACCTCAAGAACG ATGAAGATGAGGAACAAATGCTAATGGCGTGGTTCTCTCTGATTCATGAGAGACACGTTCTGATGCGCAGAGACACAGAGCTGGTTCATCT GACCAAGGAGCAGAAGTTagaggagagacaggcagaTGTGGAGTACGAGCTCAGATGTCTCCTTAATAAACCAG TGAGCGAATGGAGTCGGGAGGATCGAGGTCGAGAGCAGCAGCTGATGGATGAGCTGGTGGCCA ATCAGAGGAACCAGATCGTCAGCAGCTTGGACCAGGACAGCCAGAG ggaaagaggagaagatatGCTTTTGGAAGCCATGATGACGAACAAAG AGATCCAGAAAGAAGGATTAAAAGACCTAAAAAAGTCCAAAGGAAAGTTCAAGCCCACAAAAATGTTTAAGATGCTGAACCATTAAGTTGAGAGCAACAAAGACTCCATGGACAAAAAGAGCTGA
- the polr2f gene encoding DNA-directed RNA polymerases I, II, and III subunit RPABC2: protein MSDNEDNFDDGDFDEGEEDEGLDDLENAGDEDRENVQILPAGQGPQANQKRITTPYMTKYERARVLGTRALQIAMCAPVMVELEGETDPLQIAMKELKGRKIPIIIRRYLPDGSYEDWGCDELIITD from the exons ATGTCCGACAACGAAGATAA TTTCGACGACGGAGATTTTGATGAAGGCGAAGAAGATGAGGGATTAGATGACCTGGAAAACGCCGGAGAT GAGGACCGGGAGAACGTGCAGATCTTGCCCGCAGGACAGGGGCCGCAGGCCAACCAGAAGAGGATCACAACACCATACATGACCAAGTATGAGAGAGCCAGAGTGCTCGGGACACGCGCTCTCCAGATAGC GATGTGCGCTCCAGTCATGGTGGAGCTGGAGGGAGAAACGGACCCCTTGCAAATAGCTATGAAAGAGCTCAA GGGCAGAAAGATCCCGATCATCATCCGCAGATACCTTCCTGATGGGAGTTATGAGGACTGGGGCTGTGACGAGCTCATCATAACTGATTAA
- the sox10 gene encoding transcription factor SOX-10, which yields MKMSREEQSMSDVELSPGMSDDSRSLSPGHSSGAAGGGDSPLHGRQQPQLAGLDDSVAGCSSIKSEDEDDRFPAGIRDAVSQVLNCYDWTLVPMPVRVNSGSKNKPHVKRPMNAFMVWAQAARRKLADQHPHLHNAELSKTLGKLWRLLNESDKRPFIEEAERLRKQHKKDYPDYKYQPRRRKSGKPGSGSGSEADGHSEGEVGHGQSHYKGLQLDVALIRAAGSPLADGHHPHAAGHSPPTPPTTPKTEPQSGKVGDGKREGAGNGGSRGAMGAEGGSGAPGSGKPHIDFGNVDIGEMSHEVMANLEPFDVNEFDQYLPPNGHPGVGQSAGAGAAATPSPASPYTYGISSALAAASGHSAAWLSKQQQQQPLQHHGPSLGSDPSKAQIKSEAGGTGGHFAEAASVGSHVTYTPLSLPHYSSAFPSLASRAQFADYADHQASGSYYAHSSQASGLYSAFSYMGPSQRPLYTAITDPASMPQSHSPTHWEQPIYTTLSRP from the exons at GAAGATgtccagagaggagcagagcatgTCGGACGTTGAGCTCAGTCCCGGCATGTCGGACGACAGTCGCTCCCTGTCACCGGGCCACTCTTCCGGTGCGGCCGGCGGGGGGGACTCGCCTCTCCACGGGCGGCAGCAGCCGCAGCTGGCGGGTCTGGACGACTCGGTGGCGGGCTGCTCGTCCATCAAAtccgaggacgaggacgaccgCTTCCCCGCGGGAATCCGTGACGCGGTGAGCCAGGTGCTCAACTGCTACGACTGGACCCTCGTGCCCATGCCCGTGCGCGTGAACTCCGGAAGCAAGAACAAGCCGCACGTGAAGAGGCCCATGAACGCCTTCATGGTGTGGGCGCAGGCGGCGCGGAGGAAACTGGCCGACCAGCACCCGCACCTGCACAACGCAGAGCTCAGCAAGACCCTGGGGAAGCTCTGGAG GCTTCTTAACGAGAGTGACAAGCGGCCCTTCAtcgaggaggcagagaggctgCGGAAGCAGCACAAGAAGGACTACCCTGACTACAAATACCAGCCACGACGCCGCAAAAGCGGGAAGCCCGGTTCTGGGTCAGGCAGTGAGGCCGATGGCCATTCAGAGGGTGAGGTCGGCCACGGCCAGTCCCACTACAAGGGCCTCCAACTGGATGTGGCCCTCATTAGGGCAGCCGGGTCCCCTCTGGCAGATGGGCACCACCCTCATGCTGCAG GTCACAGTCCTCCCACACCGCCTACCACTCCCAAGACCGAGCCTCAGTCTGGGAAGGTGGGAGATGGAAAGCGGGAGGGTGCTGGGAACGGGGGCTCGCGGGGTGCAATGGGAGCGGAGGGAGGCTCCGGTGCTCCTGGATCTGGTAAGCCTCACATCGACTTTGGTAATGTGGACATTGGTGAGATGAGCCACGAGGTGATGGCCAACCTGGAGCCTTTTGATGTCAACGAGTTTGACCAGTACCTTCCCCCAAATGGACACCCGGGGGTTGGGCAGAGTGCTGGGGCAGGAGCGGCTGCTACACCTTCCCCAGCCTCTCCTTACACCTACGGCATCTCCTCAGCTCTGGCAGCGGCCAGTGGACACTCAGCAGCCTGGCTCTccaagcaacagcagcagcagccgctgcAGCACCACGGCCCATCTCTGGGCTCTGACCCCTCCAAAGCCCAGATCAAGAGTGAGGCTGGGGGCACCGGGGGTCACTTTGCAGAGGCCGCCTCGGTAGGTTCCCATGTGACCTACACCCCCCTCAGCCTTCCTCACTACAGTTCTGCATTCCCCTCACTGGCCTCCAGGGCTCAGTTTGCAGATTATGCTGACCACCAGGCCTCAGGGTCGTATTACGCTCACTCCAGCCAGGCCTCGGGGCTGTACTCTGCCTTCTCTTACATGGGGCCCTCCCAGAGACCCCTGTACACCGCCATCACTGACCCAGCCAGCATGCCGCAGTCGCACAGCCCCACGCACTGGGAACAGCCCATCTACACGACGCTGTCGCGGCCATGA